Proteins found in one Cyprinus carpio isolate SPL01 chromosome B10, ASM1834038v1, whole genome shotgun sequence genomic segment:
- the smarcad1b gene encoding LOW QUALITY PROTEIN: SWI/SNF-related matrix-associated actin-dependent regulator of chromatin subfamily A containing DEAD/H box 1b (The sequence of the model RefSeq protein was modified relative to this genomic sequence to represent the inferred CDS: inserted 4 bases in 4 codons; deleted 2 bases in 1 codon; substituted 8 bases at 8 genomic stop codons), with protein MRRKKGAASSNHVDPLKSDSIIPETPETQRLSGSALSTALSDSDIEIFGSSMMPVRQEEPKKIVLSSDDEISLFDEEEVXCVKTERRPKHSRTTRSTSKAIKTWQKGSRMLETSAFFTPTVTILAHPSSLKTSGMAVSELGHERRQQQMCGASQESDSSHRSRKRRVSAVDDSEEQGPEPRSKDHERMLRKLQRKFPHLNKNELRDVLQEQXLIDDALETLQMFSDLLRCFKSNLDVLLDFDSDQSDETLSKLKFEILSFFQTASVDELTLIAGXSLKKAQKITELRSFKTWKNLVRELRXRHAQGLATELQAGCRKVLKXREVVKGLMSKCEEISGKLIXVMTQVMNKDPGSMSQPQILTSTFQLKPYQLIGLNWLALLHRNKLSEILADEMGLGKTIQIHLFLAHLYQEENHGPHLIIVPASTLDNXVRELKLWCPSFXMLVXKPSFFFHRSTEDRMYMRYEILNQIVDYNSIVHSYSLPIGNSSDRSLFCKLKXVFSEGHLLKNMNLLRYRHLMAINAKYHLLLTGTPLQNNLLELMSHLLNFIMHNMFSSSTSQISKMFSMKYSEEQSSFERDRITHGKLIMKPFILRLVKSEILHNLPAKEEQVEFCAMSEKQQELYSALFHKLKRSSNGEKRELTNVMMQLKKMSNHSLLHRQYYITEKLKATSRLMLEEPRHLDADPALIKEDMEVLSDFELHRLCQQYSALQEYQLDTDILLDSGKLGLLAQLLNSLKKKRDXMVLFSQFKMMLDILEVFPRHHKHRYNRLDGSTPMSDRIELIDQFNTDQDIFVFLLSTRAGGLGINLTSANVVIIHDIDCDPYNDKQTEGRCHQVGQTRTVKVIKLISKDSIEDSXLEQDMTATQEDEEDTSPDDMSSLLKAPLGL; from the exons ATGAGGAGAAAGAAAGGAGCAGCATCCTCTAATCATGTGGATCCCTTGA AGTCCGACAGCATCATTCCAGAGACTCCTGAAACCCAGCGTCTATCAGGATCAGCTCTCTCCACTGCCCTTTCTGACTCTGATATTGAGATATTTGGCAGTTCCATGATGCCCGTCAG GCAAGAAGAGCCTAAGAAAATAGTGCTGTCATCTGATGATGAGATATCACTGTTTGATGAAGAGGAAG ACTGTGTGAAGACTGAGAGGAGGCCGAAGCACAGCAGAACAACGAGATCTACCTCAAAAGCCATAAAAACATGGCAGAAAGGATCACGTATGTTAGAAACAAGTGCTTTTTTTACACCCACTGTGACCATTTTGG CGCACCCCTCGTCCCTGAAGACGTCTGGGATGGCAG TGTCTGAATTGGGCCACGAGAGGAGACAGCAGCAGATGTGTGGTGCTTCCCAGGAGAGCGACAGCTCCCATCGCAGCAGAAAGAGGCGGGTTTCTGCT GTGGATGATTCAGAGGAGCAGGGGCCTGAGCCAAGATCTAAAGATCACGAACGTATGCTGAGAAAACTTCAGAGGAAGTTTCCCCATCTAAACAAGAAT GAACTCAGGGATGTACTTCAGGAGC AGCTGATTGACGATGCCTTGGAAACACTACAAATGTTTTCTGACCTGC TACGctgttttaaatcaaatttagatGTATTACTGGACTTTGACtctgaccaatcagatgaaaCCCTATCCAAACTCAAATTTGAGATCCTCAGCTTCTTTCAGACTGCTTCTGTGGATGAGCTCACACTCATTGCAGGATGATCTTTGAAGAAGGCTCAGAAAATCACTGAGCTGAGATCctttaaaacatggaaaaaccTGGTGAGAGAACTGC GATGACGTCATGCACAGGGTCTTGCCACTGAGCTGCAGGCAGGATGTAGGAAGGTTCTGAAGTAAAGGGAAGTTGTTAAAGGTCTCATGAGCAAGTGTGAGGAGATATCTGGAAAACTGATCTAAGTCATGACCCAAGTGATGAACAAGGACCCGGGCTCTATGAGCCAACCCCAGATCCTCACTAGCAC ATTCCAGCTGAAACCGTACCAGTTGATTGGACTGAACTGGCTGGCTTTACTACATCGGAACAAACTAAGTGAAATCCTGGCAGATGAGATG GGTTTGGGGAAGACCATTCAAATCCATCTTTTTCTGGCCCACCTTTATCAGGAAGAGAACCATGGGCCTCATCTCATCATCGTTCCTGCTTCTACACTTG ataattGAGTTCGGGAACTGAAACTTTGGTGCCCCAGTTTCTAAATGCTGGTATAAAAaccaagctttttttttcatc GGTCTACCGAAGATCGCATGTATATGCGCTATGAGATTCTGAATCAAATAGTGGATTATAACAGCA TTGTGCACAGTTACAGCCTGCCAATTGGAAATAGCAGTGACCGCAGCCTGTTCTGCAAGCTCA CTGTGTTCAGCGAAGGCCACTTGCTGAAGAACATGAACTTGCTGCGCTACCGACACCTCATGGCCATCAAC GCTAAATATCATCTGCTGCTCACTGGAACCCCACTGCAAAACAACCTACTGGAGCTCATGTCTCAT CTGCTTAACTTCATCATGCACAATATGTTCTCCAGCAGCACCTCACAGATCTCAAAGATGTTCTCCATG AAATATTCAGAGGAGCAGAGCAGCTTTGAGAGGGACAGGATCACCCATGGCAAGCTCATCATGAAACCCTTCATACTCAGACTTGTGAAGAGTGAGATTCTGCATAAT ctgCCTGCCAAAGAGGAGCAGGTTGAATTTTGTGCAATGTCCGAGAAGCAGCAGGAACTCTACAGCGCTCTATTCCACAAACTGAAGCGCTCCAGTAATGGGGAAA AACGCGAGCTGACCAATGTGATGATGCAACTGAAGAAGATGTCCAACCATTCGCTTCTTCACCGGCAGTATTATATCACAGAAAAACTCAAAGCTACGAGTAGACTCATGCTCGAG GAGCCGAGGCACCTTGACGCAGATCCCGCTCTCATCAAAGAGGACATGGAGGTGCTCTCAGACTTCGAGTTGCACCGCCTCTGTCAGCAGTATTCTGCACTGCAGGAATACCAGCTCGACACAGACATACTGCTGGACTCGGGGAAGCTCGGCCTCCTCGCACAGCTGCTGAACTCCCTGAAGAAGAAG CGTGATTGAATGGTGCTGTTTAGCCAGTTCAAAATGATGCTTGACATTTTGGAGGTGTTCCCGAGACACCATAAGCACAGATACAACCGACTGGACGGTTCAACCCCCATGAGTGACAG AATTGAGCTGATTGACCAGTTCAACACAGACCAGGATATATTTGTGTTCCTGCTGTCCACCAGAGCCGGAGGACTGGGCATTAACCTGACTTCAGCCAATGTGGTCATCATTCACGATATCGACTGCGACCCTTACAATGACAAACAGACGGAGGGACGCTGCCACCAGGTGGGACAAACCAG GACGGTGAAGGTGATCAAGCTGATAAGTAAGGACTCCATAGAGGACT AACTTGAGCAGGACATGACCGCAACTCAGGAGG ATGAAGAGGACACATCACCTGATGatatgagctcgctgctcaaagCTCCTCTTGGACTCTGA
- the ska1 gene encoding spindle and kinetochore-associated protein 1 gives MIDIVTLKQRGLLKHLKDLEGFFLEDEQDALHLKNNIPPHMPKRGQQAAPQGGGQVAVQSRQTDAPPVSQEQGPPRKHQRHQIKEMEFITIPEFDSIPPYMKGRVTYDQLNAAVQSINTAVTSKYKILHQPVKTLNNVSRMLHQRFKDQETKDTKGQFFIVEQDIREFAQLKVDKRFVGMLNMLRHCQRLREVRGGGLTRFILL, from the exons ATGATTGATATTGTAACATTAAAGCAGAGAGGCTTGCTTAAGCATTTGAAG GATCTAGAAGGTTTTTTCCTGGAGGACGAGCAGGATGCCCTTCACCTCAAGAACAACATCCCTCCGCACATGCCCAAAAGAGGCCAGCAAGCAGCTCCGCAAGG AGGAGGACAGGTGGCAGTTCAGAGCAGGCAGACAGATGCACCACCCGTCTCTCAGGAACAGGGGCCGCCCAGGAAACATCAGCGCCACCAGATCAAAGAGATGGAGTTCATTACCATCCCAGAGTTTGACAGCATACCACC GTATATGAAAGGCCGCGTGACGTATGACCAGCTGAACGCAGCGGTGCAAAGCATCAACACAGCTGTGACGTCAAAGTATAAGATCCTCCATCAGCCAGTCAAAACCCTGAACAATGTGTCCCGCATGCTCCATCAGCGCTTTAAAGACCAAGAAACAAAGGACACCAAGG GTCAGTTTTTCATCGTGGAGCAAGACATCAGAGAGTTCGCCCAGCTGAAGGTGGACAAACGGTTTGTGGGCATGCTGAACATGCTACGCCACTGCCAGCGTCTGAGGGAAGTCCGAGGCGGGGGTCTCACGCGCTTCATCCTGCTCTGA